The Ziziphus jujuba cultivar Dongzao chromosome 1, ASM3175591v1 genome segment TGGTTTACTGAATTCCTGAGGGTGACTAGAACCTAACATTGAGGGATAAGAGCAAACACTTTTTTGGATACCACAACACTCGGTGTTTTGCACAATTGAATACCAAAATCGACACTCTTACATACTTCACTGACACGAAGGCATGATATACTAGTTTCCCTTTCATTTGTGGACTTTCTGAATTGACCTCAAGTTTCAAGTCTATGGCGTGGTTCACTTTTTTCTTAAGCTTTGTTTGACCCACTTTCTAATAGTAGCATTGTTGGTCCACATTACTTGAATTTCTTACATGAAAAATCAATCCAGGTTGGAATATAATATCTCTCTCGCTAGCCAGAACCACACACTTAGAAAGGGAGGAAGAAACAAAGCATTACTTGAATTTCTTACATGAAAAATCAATCCAGATTGGAATATAATATCTCTCTCGCAAACTAAAACCACACACTTAGAAAGGGAGGAAGAAACAAAGCATGGAGCAATTCAAAGGCCTGACAAGGTTGCCCAAGTTTGCCATCCCACAACGTTATGATCTCCATTTGAAACTTGATCTCTCTGCATGCACGTTCTCTGGCACCGAACTGATCGACTTGAACATCATTCAAGTCACTAAGTTTCTTGTCTTGAACGCTCTTGAACTCCATGTTCATAAAGTTTGGTTTACCAACTCGCACAACCAGGTAAACTGAATTCTGGCGATAATAGGCTGTCGGTTTGGTTTAAGAGTTATGatgggttttctttttcttttcttttgttttccttcACAGTTTTCCATTTATTGTTTCTGCAGCAGTTTCTACCAACTGAACTTGTTTTGGATGGGGATGATGAAATTCTTGTGTTGGCGTTTGATGAAGCGCTTAGTGTTGGTGATGGGGTTCTGGGGATTGAGTTTTCTGGGGCCCTTAATGAATATTTGAGGGGATTATATAGATGGtactttctttttaaatttgcaGTGTCCATTTCTCTGAAcagaaaccatttttttttctgggggaattttaaagttttatcttcttggtgaaatttaaaaaagggaaaaagaaataattcagTTCTGATGGATTATTTTCCAATAGCTAACACGATAAATTCCGAAAGCTTTTTGAGATTTGGAAGTCCTGTTAAGATAAAAGGAGCCTTAGCAGGTATACCTGGTCTGTAGCTCAGAAATTttgagaaaacaagaaaaatttgaaagttAAGTTAGTATCAAGAAAAGAGTTGACCAAAATAAACCTCCACTTAAATGAGCTAAAGAAAAGAACTTGGTTTATGAGCAGGGTATtgattttgaaagaaacaaattagatctttaagTGTGCTTTTGTCTGAGTTTCCTGGGGTGCTATATAAAACCCAACATACAAAATTTTCAGGGTAGCTGTATTTGCAAATCCAtgaattttatctttaaatttaCAGTACTTTTATGGATGGaggagagaagaaaaatatggcAGTGACTCAATTTGAAGCTGTAGATGCAAGGCGATGCTTTCCATGCTGGGATGAACCTGCTCTCAAGGTATgtacatttaattttatagattctgtttaccaaaaaaaaactttaaagttGATATAGTTAACCAATTCATTCTGCAATAAAAAGTGATGTACGATGCATTTGTTTGTAATTCTAAGTTTGCTTAAGAATTGAGAATCATTCTTCGTATCTCTGACACTATCTAATACATTCTCGACAGGCCACCTTCAAGATAACACTTGATGTACCATCAGAGCTTGTGGCATTATCCAACATGCCAGTTATTAATGAAAAACATGATGGAAACATAAAGACTGTATATTTCGAGGAGACTCCTATCATGTCAACTTATCTGGTTGGCATTGTGGTTGGTCGTTTCGATTATATTGAAGATACAGCAGCTGATGGTATGCATACAGAACCACAAGATTGTTCACTAACTTTTAGTAATTTTCTTATGCTGTGATATGTATTTATGGAACTTTTGATGCAGGGGTTAAGGTTCGGGTACATTGCCCTGTTGGAAAGAGTGATAAAGGGGAGTTTGCTTTACATGTTGCTGTTAAGACACTTGATTATTTTACGAAGTAAATAATTTGtactcttttatcttttattctgACTTGTGAGGAATGAGAAGCGCATTTTATGTACTTCACAGTcttctggatatttgaattaGAAACAAGATTCATTGAATCCATCATCATGTCGTAACAAACAAACAACATGAAAGAAAGAACTGAAACAGGACAAGTAACAAACAATATGGAAGACAAAGCTGGCACCACTTTCTCAATTGATATTTCTTAACAAATTAGTTTTAACTCTACCATCAAATCAGAAGTAGATCTTGACGCTTACTTATGAAACACTTGGATTTCCTCCCTACCCTATTTGTATCCCATATTATCCAAAGATTTCTCTGGAGTGTAGGCGGCGAGTGATTATAAAAATACTGCTTAATCTTGTCAAATgagcattttttttaatctttctgGTGCTGATACTAGTTAATCTGGCACTCTGATGTTATTTTAGGTACTTCTCAATGCCTTACTCACTTCCCAAACTTGATATGGTTGGGGTTCCTGAATTTTCTGCTGGAGCTATGGAGAATTATGGTTTGATCACATACCGTGAAAATGAACTGCTTTACGATCATTTACATTCCCCAGTGTCTAGAAAACAAAGAGTGAGTTAAAATCTTCTCTCAGCTTTACTTTCTTCATTACTTAAAAATGTTTTCCGCAAGATCAAGCATATACTGCCTCCATGGAAATGGAAATTGCGGCAtggtttattatttctttattacaAACTATCATTATACGAGAAGGGAAGAATGGTTTATTCTTGTTCTTATCTATTTCAAGCATGAGAAAtccgataaaaaaaaaaaaaaaattgtttttttggtcAGCTTGTAACTGTTGTAGCACATGAAGTAGCTCATCAATGGTTTGGCAACCTGGTAACTATGGAATGGTGGACTCACCTATGGCTCAACGAGGGTTTTGCAACATGGGTAATTTCAACCTTTCTTCATTTTAGCTTTCACTGAATGGTGTCTTTCATTGTTTAGTCTTACAGAATTATGCCCATACAGAGTGGCCCTTAAACCATCTATACCACGATTTCTTTATCTCCCATCTGAGACATCTAATTCACATTTATTTTCTACATATTTCCAGATAAGTTATATGGCAACTGACATATTGTTTCCCGAGTGGAAAATATGGACAAAATATCTTGGATATTCAACTGAAGGGCTAAGTATGGATGCACTAGAAATATCACACCCAATTGAGGTAACGGTTTTCAATTCTTGAGCTAAACTCACAGTTCTTTCTTTAACTATGCTGAGTAAACAGTATATCTCGATGCAATGAGTGTGAGAGTGAAGGAGATTAAGGTGATAAGTGATAAATATACTTGGTACTTTTGCTCCAACAATCAAATGTAAATATTTACCAATTTTTGAAGTCTTAAGTCTTGACCTCCAACTTCAATAGTTCAACCCACCAAGATAGCCATATGCTTTCTAAAGCCATATGTTTCGTTTTCCTCTTATATTATCACTGGTCTATTTCAGGTAGAGATAGATCATGCTCGTTCAGTTGTTGAAATCTTTGATGCTATCAGCTATGAAAAAGGATCTGCTGTTATTAGAATGCTGCAAAGTTATCTTGGAGACGAAATATTTCAGGTATGAGTTTTGATTGCATAAACTTTTATGGTGGTTGATTTTTTACTCAACTTCATCTTTATACTTAGTTTATTTATCTCTAGTTTATTTATCTCTTTAATTGTATGATATTTATCTCTTTAATTGTATGAGTCTATTTTCAAACAGAAATCTTTAAGTTCATACATAAAAAGACATGCTGAAAAAAATACGAAAACAGAAGATTTATGGAGCATTCTTTCGGAGGAATCTGGTGTCGATGTTAGCTCAATGATGGATGTTTggacaaagaaaaaaggatacCCTGTTATTTCTGTTAAAATCAATGATAATATTTTGGAATTTGAGCAGGTAATATTGATTATGCCAATTTTCATACATGTAAGATTAGCATTATAAATTTCATCTTTGCAGTCAAGATTTTTGTTATCTGAGCACATCTAACAGAGGTCACTTTTTGCAGTCACAGTTTCAATTATCCGGGGAAAATGGTGATGGACAATGGATTGTTCCAATAACCATGTCTGTTGGTTCATACCACAGAAGCAAGAATTTCCTTCTTGAAACGAAGTTAGGAAAAGTGGATATATCTGATCTAATTCCTTCTCATCCTGGCAATTCAAGCCCATTTAatgaaaagaacaaagaaaacttTGCTGATCAATTATGGATCAAAGTTAATATTGAGCAAAGTGGTTTCTATAGAGTAAATTATGAAAATGAGCTTAATTTTCGTTTGAGGAATGCAATAGAGAACAACCTCTTGTCAGCATCAGATAAATTTGGTACATACCAGTTCACTTGTTAATTCATTTCTGTTGATTCTATACCATTACAATGTTCCAGAATCTGAACTGATTTTTTCTCCTTTAGGCATTTTGGATGATGCATATGCTCTTTGTCTGGCTTGCAAACAACCACTGTCAGCATTAGTTTCCTTGATGAACGTATACAGAAAGGAGATGGATTATGTCGTTTTATCAAGACTGATTGAGGTAAGGATTACTTTGACTTGTCTTGGTAAATCAACTCAACCAttcacaatatatatttttaactggTATCTGTGACAGATTTGTTACGATATTATGGCGGTCTCAAGCGATGCCATCCCAGATTCAGCAAATGAGCTGaatcaattttttatcaatCTTCTCCTGTTTCCAGCACGGTAAGAAGAATCACTTTATTGATATGGCAATGTCCTTATCGATATCAACTAATTCATTTGTTTGCAGGATATTATTGGAACATAGTTGCtcatgataaaatattattgtgaAGATGAGCTTGTAAAAGTTTACAAAGACAGTTTCTTAGTTAGGGATTTGTATGCTAAAGAACCAagcaaataaacttttttttagaaatttaccTTGAAATTTGAACTTGAAAGGAAGCAAATTCTTTTAGTCTCGGTGGTATGTCAATCACGTAGTTATTATTCTATCCTAATTGTTATATAGTTAAGTAGGGAAGCTTTGTTCTTTGCacttgaaaatgtaattttgtaAATGTTATTCGATGCAGAAAATTAGGGTGGGAATCAGTACCTGGAGAGAGCAACTTAAATGCACTTTTGAGGGGAGAAGTGTTGAGGGCCTTGGCTACTTTCGACCATGATAAAACTCATGAAGAGGCATTATACCGATTTCAGTCATTGTTGAATGACAAGAATACACCACTTGTATCAGCTGACACAAGCAGGGTAATTAAACTCCATGAGTATGTCTCACTTCTGGCTCTTATTATACGCCTTTCAAAATTGATATGAAAAAGTTGCGTATTTTTTACTGCATGCAGGCTCTTTATATTGCAATTATGAGGAATTCTAGCACCTCAAATAGGAAAGGGTATGAATccctattaaaaatttatagagaAAGCGATTCAGTGCAAGTGAAGGAAGGAATTCTGCGTAAGTTTTAGTAACATTTGATCTGAAATTAAGCTACTTGCTTTCCCTTATCCCCTCTATATTCCTGTGTAAAAGAAAACCTTACAGTTTTTGTTAAATGTTTTGTCATTGTACAGGTTGTCTGGCAACTTCTCCAGACCCGGATATAGTGGTAGAGGTTTTGAACTTCCTTTTATCAGATGAGgtactttattttctttctagggaatggaatttaaaaagcCTTATTCTCTTGGCCAGTTCTAAACTTGCTTAACTTGTACTTGTTTTCAGGTCCGCTTTCAGGATATTAATTATGGACTTGCCGGGTTAAATGAGGAATGCTGTGAAGTAGCATGGAAGTGGATGAAGGTATGGAGTTCCAGGAAAACATATATTATCAATGTCATATAAGCCTATAAGGAATATGGCTGTGAAGTCATATGGGATAGGGATTGGATTGGACATATAGGAATCATGAAGTCCCtcctataaattttaatatgcagTAAGAAAATCATATGGATTTGGTGATGATTTGCAGGAGAACTGGGACCTGATCTTGGCCAAATATGGTGTTGAAATGCTACTCGCCAATTTCATCAATTGCATAGTAGCTCTGGTATGTGACATTTATCTGATTCACTGATTTGACTATCTTCCATGGAAATATGTTatagttgtttatttatttattattattatttggcagTTTTGCAGCAATGAAAAGGCTGATGAGGTAGAAGCATTTTTTGAAAGCCGCACATATCCTTCAATTGCTAGAACTTTGAAACGAGCCCTTGAACGAATCCGAATCAAAGCAAGGTGGGTTGAAAACATAAAGCAAGACCAATCTCTTCATCAGCTTCTCTGCCAATTAGCAACCACAAAATCGTAGCTGCTTACTATGATTTTTGACGTTTGAATATGTTACTTGTAATAATTTGTGTAATAATAACTTCTGAACATTGCTTTTCTAAATTCAACCTTGTGTTACCATAAACCGGTCCCAGCCCTGTAATCCTTGTATTTACTCGGTGATAGACATAATTCTGTTTACTTCTAAGTTtagttaaaagaataaaaaaaaaaaaattggaactatATAATAAATACCCACCTAAATTTTCGTTTGTCCATTATTTATATGATTCCCAAACTCTTCCTTAATATTCACTCCACTATTAACaacattgaaattaattaaaagagacAAAATTCCTGGCTGAAAACACAAATGGTTCTCAATCACGGCAAAACATCTTGAAGCAAAGCCAATCTCTTCAACAATAAGCCAAGACAATTATCTTATGAAGAAAATGACggcttatttctattttttattttttttatgtaaatttcaaCGACACAGTTTGAACTTACaaaacaagaacaagaacatGTTACTTGAAGAATATCTAATACATGCACCGCAAATTATGGAGGTGTATACTAGTGGGAAACATATTACATGTAAAAACAAGTCTGCCTTAGTAGACCATGAATGATAGATTCCCAACCTGTTGTCGTTCTGCTAAAAGCAACCAAGTTTGGTCAACAAACCTATCTATCAAATTATGGAATCCTAATAAAAGGTCCATTCAATGTTTCAATGTTCCTCACCTCTTAGGACAATAACTATAATGGTAAATcccacataaaaaataataagaataaatataattttattgatatttttatttgtcacaaataagaaaagttaaaaaaaaaaaaaaacttagctAACCTTGTGCTCTGTTATATTACTCTGTTTTTTCATCATTACTTTTATTCAGATAAATGAATACTACCCCGCGTGAGTGCACAAACATACAGACTAGTTTGCATTGGAAAAAGCTTGAATCcacagaaacaaaaacaaaatgtatcACAGATTCTTacatatatctttttatttctatattattaatataatatttaaaaaaaaaaaatcttcgaAACCACAGACAATTTACATCCAAACTCTGACAATCATAAACATCAAAAACCCCAACGCAGACATTTTATAAAAAAGCATTTCCCTAACtactaaaagaataaaataatttcccaaatgcataatcaaataaaaaaaaaaaaaaaaaacaaattcccaTGAACCTGTCACTTATGAAAGTCTGTGCAAGTTAGTCCAAAATgaacaaacaaatttttttttttttttttggtctaaattAAACGGA includes the following:
- the LOC107435783 gene encoding aminopeptidase M1 isoform X2 — its product is MEQFKGLTRLPKFAIPQRYDLHLKLDLSACTFSGTELIDLNIIQVTKFLVLNALELHVHKVWFTNSHNQFLPTELVLDGDDEILVLAFDEALSVGDGVLGIEFSGALNEYLRGLYRCTFMDGGEKKNMAVTQFEAVDARRCFPCWDEPALKATFKITLDVPSELVALSNMPVINEKHDGNIKTVYFEETPIMSTYLVGIVVGRFDYIEDTAADGVKVRVHCPVGKSDKGEFALHVAVKTLDYFTKYFSMPYSLPKLDMVGVPEFSAGAMENYGLITYRENELLYDHLHSPVSRKQRLVTVVAHEVAHQWFGNLVTMEWWTHLWLNEGFATWISYMATDILFPEWKIWTKYLGYSTEGLSMDALEISHPIEVEIDHARSVVEIFDAISYEKGSAVIRMLQSYLGDEIFQKSLSSYIKRHAEKNTKTEDLWSILSEESGVDVSSMMDVWTKKKGYPVISVKINDNILEFEQSQFQLSGENGDGQWIVPITMSVGSYHRSKNFLLETKLGKVDISDLIPSHPGNSSPFNEKNKENFADQLWIKVNIEQSGFYRVNYENELNFRLRNAIENNLLSASDKFGILDDAYALCLACKQPLSALVSLMNVYRKEMDYVVLSRLIEICYDIMAVSSDAIPDSANELNQFFINLLLFPARKLGWESVPGESNLNALLRGEVLRALATFDHDKTHEEALYRFQSLLNDKNTPLVSADTSRALYIAIMRNSSTSNRKGYESLLKIYRESDSVQVKEGILRCLATSPDPDIVVEVLNFLLSDEVRFQDINYGLAGLNEECCEVAWKWMKENWDLILAKYGVEMLLANFINCIVALFCSNEKADEVEAFFESRTYPSIARTLKRALERIRIKARWVENIKQDQSLHQLLCQLATTKS
- the LOC107435783 gene encoding aminopeptidase M1 isoform X1 — translated: MEQFKGLTRLPKFAIPQRYDLHLKLDLSACTFSGTELIDLNIIQVTKFLVLNALELHVHKVWFTNSHNQQFLPTELVLDGDDEILVLAFDEALSVGDGVLGIEFSGALNEYLRGLYRCTFMDGGEKKNMAVTQFEAVDARRCFPCWDEPALKATFKITLDVPSELVALSNMPVINEKHDGNIKTVYFEETPIMSTYLVGIVVGRFDYIEDTAADGVKVRVHCPVGKSDKGEFALHVAVKTLDYFTKYFSMPYSLPKLDMVGVPEFSAGAMENYGLITYRENELLYDHLHSPVSRKQRLVTVVAHEVAHQWFGNLVTMEWWTHLWLNEGFATWISYMATDILFPEWKIWTKYLGYSTEGLSMDALEISHPIEVEIDHARSVVEIFDAISYEKGSAVIRMLQSYLGDEIFQKSLSSYIKRHAEKNTKTEDLWSILSEESGVDVSSMMDVWTKKKGYPVISVKINDNILEFEQSQFQLSGENGDGQWIVPITMSVGSYHRSKNFLLETKLGKVDISDLIPSHPGNSSPFNEKNKENFADQLWIKVNIEQSGFYRVNYENELNFRLRNAIENNLLSASDKFGILDDAYALCLACKQPLSALVSLMNVYRKEMDYVVLSRLIEICYDIMAVSSDAIPDSANELNQFFINLLLFPARKLGWESVPGESNLNALLRGEVLRALATFDHDKTHEEALYRFQSLLNDKNTPLVSADTSRALYIAIMRNSSTSNRKGYESLLKIYRESDSVQVKEGILRCLATSPDPDIVVEVLNFLLSDEVRFQDINYGLAGLNEECCEVAWKWMKENWDLILAKYGVEMLLANFINCIVALFCSNEKADEVEAFFESRTYPSIARTLKRALERIRIKARWVENIKQDQSLHQLLCQLATTKS